Proteins encoded within one genomic window of Fusarium musae strain F31 chromosome 4, whole genome shotgun sequence:
- a CDS encoding hypothetical protein (EggNog:ENOG41), with protein MLIGVCGSICSGKKTVAQYLVEHHGFKLLHLQPQSQPRPSNTSLGAHSASPEEHDAESPSQSTDSTAFKGALTSTALTTKNVYQSSSETTLTLRDGPQHVFSTAEELLDFVTKRWRSRFVTTDIPTEAVLDVFLRRPFFLLLSVDAPLTVRWRRFQDRARQRHTGEPDMSLEDFVRESDIHLYDAEKGLSPLISRAVVRLLNTSSSLAHLYATLGKLDIPNPDRLRPCWDTYFMELASLAAQRSNCMKRRVGCVLVGKERRVISTGYNGTPRGLQNCTEGGCPRCNDGNSSGVGLSTCLCIHAEENALLEAGRERIREGSVLYCDTCPCLTCSIKICQVGISEVVYAHTYSMDNDTARVFREAGVKLRQFIPPPNGLIHLEKMELY; from the exons A GTATCTGCTCCGGCAAAAAGACGGTGGCCCAATATCTCGTTGAGCATCATGGATTCAAACTTCTCCATCTACAGCCACAATCCCAGCCAAGACCGTCCAATACCTCGCTTGGAGCCCATTCCGCTTCACCCGAGGAACACGATGCAGAGTCTCCATCACAGTCTACTGACTCGACAGCCTTCAAAGGCGCTCTGACCTCAACAGcgctcaccaccaagaatgtTTACCAGTCTTCTTCTGAAACCACGCTGACTCTCCGGGATGGTCCGCAACACGTGTTTTCCACAGCTGAGGAACTCCTCGACTTTGTGACGAAACGCTGGCGCAGCCGCTTTGTCACTACTGACATTCCCACCGAGGCAGTTCTAGACGTCTTTCTCCGTCGGCCTTTCTTCCTATTGCTCTCCGTCGATGCGCCATTGACGGTCCGCTGGCGACGGTTCCAGGACCGCGCGAGGCAGAGGCATACGGGAGAGCCTGACATGAGTCTAGAAGACTTTGTCAGAGAGAGCGATATCCACCTATACGATGCAGAGAAAGGCCTTTCACCCCTTATCTCCCGTGCTGTTGTGAGACTACTCAACACATCATCCTCTCTAGCGCACCTCTATGCTACCCTTGGCAAGTTGGACATCCCGAATCCTGATCGTCTTCGCCCTTGCTGGGACACTTACTTTATGGAATTGGCATCCCTTGCTGCACAACGCTCCAATTGTATGAAGCGTAGAGTCGGATGTGTGCTTGTTGGCAAAGAACGCAGGGTCATTAGCACCGGTTATAATGGGACTCCAAGGGGACTACAGAATTGCACTGAAGGAGGCTGTCCAAGGTGCAATGACGGCAATAGCTCCGGAGTGGGCTTATCGACTTGCCTGTGTATCCATGCCGAAGAGAACGCGCTTTTGGAAGCGGGGCGAGAAAGAATACGCGAGGGTTCTGTCCTATACTGCGACACGTGTCCCTGCCTCACATGCAGTATCAAAATCTGCCAGGTGGGCATCAGCGAGGTTGTCTATGCTCACACATACAGCATGGACAACGATACAGCCCGGGTGTTTAGGGAGGCTGGCGTGAAGCTGAGACAGTTCATACCA